Proteins from one Malania oleifera isolate guangnan ecotype guangnan chromosome 4, ASM2987363v1, whole genome shotgun sequence genomic window:
- the LOC131153354 gene encoding protein CRABS CLAW isoform X1: protein MNLEVGEKDHIGMDNLQVPPSEHLCYVRCNFCSTVLAVGIPCKRLLETVTVKCGHCSNLSFLSSRPPLQGQCLVDHQMTLQGFCGDFRKGQSSSSSSSSTSSDPLSPKAPFVVKPPEKKHRLPSAYNRFMKEEIQRIKAANPEIPHREAFSTAAKNWARYIPNSPSAAGSVADGSTSVRNHTLSLFERKKEIFP, encoded by the exons ATGAACCTGGAAGTGGGAGAGAAAGATCATATTGGCATGGACAATCTGCAAGTTCCCCCCTCTGAGCATCTCTGCTACGTCCGTTGCAACTTCTGCAGCACTGTTCTTGCG GTTGGGATTCCATGCAAACGGCTGTTGGAGACAGTGACAGTGAAATGCGGTCATTGTAGTAATCTTTCCTTTCTTAGCAGCAGGCCTCCCCTCCAAGGCCAATGTCTTGTTGACCACCAAATGACACTTCAG GGCTTTTGCGGTGACTTCAGAAAGGGTCAGTCCTCGTCCTCATCGTCTTCTTCGACTTCAAGCGACCCGCTGTCCCCCAAGGCCCCCTTTGTTGTAAAAC CTCCCGAGAAGAAACACAGGCTTCCATCTGCCTACAATCGATTTATGAA GGAAGAGATACAGCGCATCAAAGCTGCAAATCCTGAGATACCACACCGAGAGGCCTTCAGCACAGCTGCAAAAAAT TGGGCTAGGTACATTCCTAATTCACCATCAGCTGCTGGGTCAGTTGCAGATGGCAGTACCAGTGTAAGAAACCatactctctctctttttgaaCGCAAAAAAGAGATTTTCCCTTGA
- the LOC131153354 gene encoding protein CRABS CLAW isoform X2: MNLEVGEKDHIGMDNLQVPPSEHLCYVRCNFCSTVLAVGIPCKRLLETVTVKCGHCSNLSFLSSRPPLQGQCLVDHQMTLQGFCGDFRKGQSSSSSSSSTSSDPLSPKAPFVVKPPEKKHRLPSAYNRFMKEEIQRIKAANPEIPHREAFSTAAKNWARYIPNSPSAAGSVADGSTSGFSFAGMK; encoded by the exons ATGAACCTGGAAGTGGGAGAGAAAGATCATATTGGCATGGACAATCTGCAAGTTCCCCCCTCTGAGCATCTCTGCTACGTCCGTTGCAACTTCTGCAGCACTGTTCTTGCG GTTGGGATTCCATGCAAACGGCTGTTGGAGACAGTGACAGTGAAATGCGGTCATTGTAGTAATCTTTCCTTTCTTAGCAGCAGGCCTCCCCTCCAAGGCCAATGTCTTGTTGACCACCAAATGACACTTCAG GGCTTTTGCGGTGACTTCAGAAAGGGTCAGTCCTCGTCCTCATCGTCTTCTTCGACTTCAAGCGACCCGCTGTCCCCCAAGGCCCCCTTTGTTGTAAAAC CTCCCGAGAAGAAACACAGGCTTCCATCTGCCTACAATCGATTTATGAA GGAAGAGATACAGCGCATCAAAGCTGCAAATCCTGAGATACCACACCGAGAGGCCTTCAGCACAGCTGCAAAAAAT TGGGCTAGGTACATTCCTAATTCACCATCAGCTGCTGGGTCAGTTGCAGATGGCAGTACCAGT GGCTTCTCTTTTGCGGGAATGAAGTGA